A part of Aquaspirillum sp. LM1 genomic DNA contains:
- the metG gene encoding methionine--tRNA ligase codes for MTAQKRQILVTSALPYANGAIHLGHMVEHIQTDIWVRFQKMRGHDCHYVCADDTHGTPIMLKAEKDGITPEALIERVHAEHLRDFTGFHIGYDNYYSTNSAENRHYSYDIYRKLKADGKIVSRTIEQLFDPEKQMFLPDRFVKGECPKCGAKDQYGDSCEACGATYSPTELKNPYSAVSGATPVLRESEHFFFRLGECADFLRDWTAGASTLADGRRQPHLQTESLNKMNEWIDGGLQDWDISRDAPYFGFEIPDAPGKYFYVWLDAPIGYMASFKNLCERSGLNFDDYFKADSTAELYHFIGKDILYFHALFWPATLQYSGYRTPTGVFAHGFLTVDGQKMSKSRGTFITAQSYLDCGLNPEWMRYYIAAKLTSKIEDIDLSLEDFVARVNSDLIGKFINIASRAAGFISKRFAGQLAATLSAPDSLASPVCYASELESGAALLAHLQQQADSIASALEAREYARALREVMGLADKVNAYVDANKPWELAKQEGQEARLHEVCSVLINAFRLLALYLKPVLPKLAADVEAFLNIAPLTWQDAGSLLLGHSIQPYQHLMTRIDPKQIEALIEANKQSLDTAPAAVDIEPFADTIGIDDFAKLDLRVATVLDCKLVDGSDKLLQFTVDLGSETRNIFSGIRKAYAAPASLIGRQVIVVANLAPRKMRFGVSQGMILCASGVDDGSGLFLLDVDDGAMPGMRVS; via the coding sequence ATGACTGCCCAGAAACGCCAGATTCTTGTGACCAGCGCGTTACCCTACGCGAACGGCGCCATCCACCTTGGCCATATGGTCGAGCATATCCAGACCGATATCTGGGTGCGTTTCCAGAAGATGCGTGGCCACGACTGCCACTATGTCTGCGCCGACGACACCCACGGCACGCCGATCATGCTCAAGGCCGAAAAAGACGGCATCACCCCCGAGGCGCTGATCGAACGCGTGCACGCCGAGCACCTGCGCGACTTCACCGGCTTTCACATCGGCTACGACAACTACTACAGCACCAATAGCGCAGAAAACCGCCATTACTCGTATGACATCTACCGCAAGCTGAAAGCCGACGGCAAGATTGTCAGCCGCACCATCGAGCAGCTGTTCGACCCGGAAAAACAGATGTTCCTGCCCGACCGCTTCGTCAAGGGCGAATGTCCCAAGTGCGGTGCCAAGGATCAATACGGCGATTCCTGCGAGGCGTGTGGTGCCACCTACAGCCCAACCGAGCTGAAAAACCCCTATTCCGCCGTGTCTGGTGCCACGCCGGTGCTGCGCGAGAGCGAGCATTTCTTCTTCCGCCTGGGCGAATGCGCCGACTTCCTGCGCGACTGGACCGCCGGGGCCAGCACGCTGGCCGATGGCCGTCGCCAGCCGCACCTGCAAACCGAATCGCTGAACAAGATGAACGAGTGGATCGACGGCGGCCTGCAGGACTGGGACATCTCGCGCGATGCGCCGTACTTCGGCTTTGAAATCCCCGACGCACCGGGCAAGTATTTTTATGTGTGGCTGGATGCGCCAATTGGCTATATGGCCAGCTTCAAAAACCTGTGCGAGCGCAGCGGCCTGAACTTTGACGACTACTTCAAGGCGGATTCGACTGCCGAGCTGTACCACTTCATCGGCAAGGACATCCTGTATTTCCACGCGCTGTTCTGGCCGGCCACCCTGCAATATTCTGGCTACCGCACGCCGACCGGGGTGTTTGCCCATGGCTTTTTGACTGTGGACGGCCAGAAAATGTCCAAGTCGCGCGGCACCTTCATCACCGCGCAAAGCTATCTGGATTGCGGGCTGAACCCGGAATGGATGCGCTATTACATCGCCGCCAAGCTGACCAGCAAGATCGAGGACATCGACCTGTCGCTGGAGGACTTTGTCGCCCGCGTCAACAGCGACCTGATTGGCAAGTTCATCAATATTGCCAGCCGCGCCGCCGGCTTTATCAGCAAGCGCTTTGCCGGCCAACTGGCCGCCACGCTGAGCGCGCCAGACAGCCTGGCCAGCCCGGTGTGCTACGCCAGCGAGCTGGAATCCGGCGCGGCACTGCTGGCTCACCTGCAACAGCAAGCCGACAGCATCGCCAGCGCGCTGGAGGCACGCGAATACGCCCGCGCACTGCGCGAGGTGATGGGCCTGGCCGACAAGGTCAACGCCTATGTAGACGCCAACAAGCCGTGGGAGCTGGCCAAGCAGGAAGGCCAGGAAGCGCGTCTGCACGAAGTGTGCAGCGTGCTGATCAACGCATTCCGCCTGCTGGCGCTGTACCTGAAGCCCGTGTTGCCCAAGCTGGCCGCCGATGTGGAAGCTTTCCTTAATATCGCCCCGCTGACCTGGCAGGATGCCGGCAGCCTGCTGCTGGGCCACAGCATCCAGCCTTACCAGCACCTGATGACGCGCATCGACCCGAAGCAGATCGAAGCGCTGATCGAAGCCAACAAGCAAAGCCTGGACACCGCTCCGGCTGCTGTGGACATCGAACCGTTTGCCGACACCATCGGCATCGACGACTTTGCCAAGCTGGACCTGCGCGTGGCCACTGTGCTGGACTGCAAGCTGGTGGACGGCTCGGACAAGCTCTTGCAATTCACCGTCGATCTGGGCAGTGAAACGCGCAATATCTTCTCCGGCATCCGCAAAGCCTACGCCGCCCCGGCCAGCCTGATTGGCCGCCAGGTGATTGTGGTGGCCAACCTCGCCCCACGCAAGATGCGCTTTGGCGTGTCGCAAGGCATGATTCTGTGCGCCAGCGGCGTGGACGACGGCAGCGGGCTGTTTTTGCTGGATGTTGATGATGGTGCCATGCCGGGCATGCGGGTGAGCTGA
- the apbC gene encoding iron-sulfur cluster carrier protein ApbC: MNLIKTLFGGGNAALTPEQVTEHLTTCLDPNTGKDLVSAKAIKNLKIDGGRVSLDVVLGYPARSQWDALAAQVRAHLLTLAGVTDAEVKASSQIVAHAAQRGVSLLPGVKNIIAIASGKGGVGKSTTTVNLALALAAEGARVGILDADIYGPSQPLLLGLQGKRPESPDNKSLLPLESLGLQSMSIGYLVDDDQAMIWRGPMVSQALQQLLNDTRWDNLDYLLIDMPPGTGDVQLTLSQKIPVTGAVIVTTPQDIALLDAKKGLKMFEKVGVPILGLVENMSVHICSNCGHAEPIFGEGGAAKMAEQYGVAVLGQLPLDLSIRLAADQGKPTVAADPDGAIAQRYQAIARQVAIRVAERARDFSSRIPKIVIQNS; the protein is encoded by the coding sequence ATGAATCTGATTAAAACCCTGTTTGGCGGCGGCAACGCTGCCCTGACCCCGGAGCAGGTAACCGAGCACCTGACAACCTGTCTGGACCCCAACACCGGCAAGGATCTGGTCAGCGCCAAAGCGATCAAGAACCTCAAGATCGACGGCGGTCGCGTCAGCCTGGACGTGGTGCTGGGCTATCCGGCCCGCTCGCAGTGGGACGCACTGGCTGCCCAGGTGCGTGCCCATCTGCTCACCCTGGCCGGGGTGACCGACGCCGAGGTGAAGGCCAGCAGCCAGATTGTCGCCCATGCCGCCCAGCGTGGCGTGTCGCTGCTGCCTGGCGTGAAAAACATCATTGCCATTGCTTCCGGCAAGGGCGGGGTGGGCAAGTCCACCACCACGGTGAACCTGGCGCTGGCGCTGGCCGCCGAAGGTGCGCGGGTGGGCATTCTCGACGCCGACATCTACGGCCCGTCGCAGCCCTTGCTGCTGGGCCTGCAAGGCAAGCGCCCGGAGTCGCCGGACAATAAGTCGCTGTTGCCGCTGGAAAGCCTGGGCCTGCAAAGCATGTCGATCGGCTATCTGGTGGACGACGACCAGGCGATGATCTGGCGCGGACCGATGGTCAGTCAGGCCCTGCAACAGCTGCTGAACGACACCCGCTGGGACAATCTGGACTATCTGCTGATCGACATGCCGCCGGGCACCGGCGATGTGCAGTTGACGCTGTCGCAAAAAATCCCGGTCACGGGCGCGGTGATTGTCACCACCCCGCAGGATATTGCCCTGCTGGACGCCAAGAAGGGCCTGAAGATGTTCGAGAAGGTTGGCGTGCCGATTCTGGGCCTGGTGGAAAACATGAGCGTGCATATCTGCTCGAACTGCGGCCATGCCGAGCCGATTTTTGGCGAGGGCGGCGCGGCAAAAATGGCCGAGCAATACGGCGTGGCCGTGCTGGGCCAGTTGCCACTGGATTTGTCCATCCGCCTGGCCGCCGACCAGGGCAAGCCCACCGTGGCCGCCGATCCCGATGGTGCCATTGCCCAGCGCTACCAGGCGATTGCCCGTCAGGTAGCCATCCGCGTGGCCGAGCGGGCGCGGGATTTCTCCTCGCGCATTCCCAAGATTGTGATTCAGAACAGCTGA
- a CDS encoding TrpB-like pyridoxal phosphate-dependent enzyme — MSATRFILPETDIPTHWYNVVADLAHPPAPVLGPDGQPIGPDALSAIFTDAIIEQEISSERWIPIPEPVRQLYQLWRPTPLVRARRLEAALGTPARIYYKYEGSSPAGSHKLNSAIAQAYYNHEAGIRRMTTETGAGQWGSSLAFAGQAFGIDVRVFMVKVSYEQKPFRRSMMQTWGAEVLASPSAHTAAGRAALEADANNPGSLGLAIAEAVEEAASRKDTTYGLGSVLNHVLLHQTVIGLEAIKQFALADDYPDMVFAPCGGGSNFGGVAFPFLADKACGKPVRLVAVEPSSCPTLTRGHYAYDFGDTAGLTPLMKQYTLGHDFMPPSIHAGGLRYHGASSLVSQLYHDGLIEARAVPQLSTFEAGVTFARAEGIIPAPESCHAIRATLDEALACKESGESKALFFNLSGHGHFDMASYDKYFAGALEDYDYPDEAIRAALARLPRVG; from the coding sequence ATGTCCGCCACCCGCTTCATCCTGCCCGAAACCGACATTCCCACTCACTGGTATAACGTGGTTGCCGACCTGGCCCATCCGCCAGCGCCGGTGCTGGGGCCGGACGGGCAGCCCATCGGGCCGGACGCGCTGTCGGCCATCTTTACCGACGCCATCATCGAACAGGAAATCTCCAGCGAACGCTGGATTCCCATCCCGGAGCCGGTGCGCCAGCTTTACCAGCTGTGGCGGCCCACCCCGCTGGTGCGCGCGCGCCGGCTGGAAGCCGCGCTGGGCACCCCGGCGCGTATTTATTACAAGTACGAAGGCAGCAGCCCGGCGGGCAGCCACAAGCTCAATTCAGCGATTGCCCAGGCCTACTACAACCACGAAGCCGGCATCCGCCGCATGACCACCGAAACCGGTGCCGGCCAGTGGGGCAGCTCGCTGGCGTTTGCCGGTCAGGCCTTTGGCATTGATGTGCGGGTGTTCATGGTCAAGGTCAGCTATGAACAAAAGCCGTTCCGCCGCTCGATGATGCAAACCTGGGGTGCCGAAGTGCTGGCCAGCCCCAGTGCGCACACCGCCGCTGGCCGCGCCGCGCTGGAAGCTGACGCCAACAATCCCGGCTCGCTGGGGCTGGCCATTGCCGAAGCGGTGGAAGAAGCCGCCAGCCGCAAGGACACCACCTACGGCCTGGGCTCGGTGCTCAACCATGTGCTGCTGCACCAGACGGTGATTGGCCTGGAAGCCATCAAGCAGTTTGCCCTGGCCGACGACTACCCGGACATGGTGTTTGCCCCGTGCGGCGGTGGCTCCAACTTTGGCGGCGTGGCCTTCCCCTTCCTGGCCGACAAGGCCTGTGGCAAGCCGGTGCGGCTGGTGGCGGTGGAGCCGTCCAGTTGCCCGACACTGACCCGTGGCCACTATGCGTATGATTTTGGCGATACTGCCGGGCTGACCCCGCTGATGAAGCAATACACCCTCGGCCACGACTTCATGCCGCCGTCAATCCACGCTGGTGGCTTGCGCTACCACGGTGCCAGCTCGCTGGTCAGCCAGCTCTACCACGATGGGTTGATCGAGGCGCGCGCGGTGCCGCAGCTGTCCACCTTTGAAGCCGGCGTGACTTTTGCCCGCGCAGAAGGCATCATCCCTGCGCCGGAGTCTTGCCACGCCATCCGGGCCACGCTGGACGAAGCGCTGGCCTGCAAGGAAAGCGGTGAGTCCAAGGCCCTGTTCTTCAACCTGTCCGGGCACGGTCACTTCGACATGGCAAGCTACGACAAATATTTTGCCGGCGCGCTGGAAGATTACGACTACCCCGACGAGGCCATCCGCGCCGCCCTGGCGCGCCTGCCCCGCGTCGGCTAA
- a CDS encoding zinc ribbon domain-containing protein, which produces MQRLQASRTCPACGHVSADNRQTQARFQCVECGFEENADVVGAINVLRAGHARLACEVSGAVMPPAAGTHRSDSGAVQCRA; this is translated from the coding sequence ATGCAACGCCTTCAAGCCTCGCGGACGTGCCCTGCCTGCGGCCATGTGTCGGCGGACAACCGCCAGACGCAGGCACGGTTCCAGTGTGTTGAATGCGGTTTCGAGGAAAACGCCGATGTGGTCGGCGCGATCAACGTATTAAGGGCGGGACACGCCCGGTTAGCCTGTGAAGTGAGCGGTGCAGTCATGCCGCCAGCAGCAGGAACCCACCGAAGCGACTCAGGGGCGGTTCAATGCCGCGCCTGA
- a CDS encoding deoxyribodipyrimidine photo-lyase, with product MKTAAPVHLVWFKRDLRVVDHAALAAACRAGPVLPLYIAEPSVWQAADASAWHWGFVEESLTALGKSLAELGLPLLRLRGEAVEVLEALLDILPGLKAGDSYGAQARH from the coding sequence ATGAAAACCGCTGCCCCCGTCCATCTTGTCTGGTTCAAGCGCGATTTGCGCGTGGTTGATCATGCCGCCCTGGCTGCTGCCTGTCGCGCTGGGCCGGTGTTGCCGCTGTATATTGCCGAGCCATCAGTGTGGCAGGCAGCGGATGCATCGGCGTGGCACTGGGGCTTTGTCGAAGAATCCCTCACTGCCCTGGGCAAATCGCTGGCCGAACTGGGCCTGCCCTTGTTGCGCCTGCGCGGCGAAGCGGTGGAAGTGCTGGAAGCGCTGCTTGACATCCTCCCCGGCCTAAAGGCCGGAGATTCCTACGGCGCTCAGGCGCGGCATTGA
- a CDS encoding trimeric intracellular cation channel family protein, with protein sequence MDIFFFIGTVSFTLTGYLLGVRKRFDWLGVAILALLTAVGGGMLRDMLIQRTPRILYQNDTLWVIAATLALAWVLRLQRRRAPQLERLFILADSIGLVAFSIGGAQIGVALEMSAFGVAMLGFISAVGGGMIRDMLVNDIPFILHQDFYGTVSILVALGWYGLQQLGWYSMQTEYALFALGLALRLWAHRQALALPAP encoded by the coding sequence ATGGACATCTTTTTTTTCATCGGCACGGTGTCATTCACCCTCACCGGCTATCTGCTGGGCGTGCGCAAGCGCTTTGACTGGCTGGGCGTGGCCATTCTGGCCCTGCTCACCGCCGTGGGGGGCGGCATGCTGCGTGACATGCTGATTCAGCGCACCCCGCGCATCCTGTACCAGAACGACACGCTGTGGGTGATTGCCGCCACGCTGGCGCTGGCCTGGGTACTGCGCCTGCAGCGTCGGCGCGCGCCGCAGCTGGAGCGGCTGTTCATCCTGGCTGATTCGATTGGTCTGGTGGCGTTTTCCATTGGTGGTGCACAAATCGGCGTGGCGCTGGAGATGAGCGCCTTTGGCGTGGCCATGCTCGGCTTTATCAGCGCGGTGGGCGGTGGCATGATCCGCGACATGCTGGTCAATGATATTCCGTTTATCCTGCATCAGGATTTTTACGGCACGGTGTCGATTCTGGTGGCGCTGGGCTGGTATGGCTTGCAGCAGCTGGGCTGGTATAGCATGCAGACAGAATATGCGCTGTTTGCGCTGGGCCTGGCATTGCGGCTGTGGGCGCACCGGCAGGCGCTGGCCTTGCCCGCACCATAG
- a CDS encoding IS481 family transposase, translating to MSEVHAQARTTPRTRAEIKNSAASLLELAKRYNISVATARKWKQRDSPEDLSHRPHKLCTTLTPAQEAIAVALRSLTLLGLDDLVAVVREFINPDVSRSGLDRCLRRHGVANLRQLQAQALADAGQVEPQVKTFKDYEPGFLHMDIKYLPRMPDEKERRYLFVAIDRATRWVFMHIYADQSEQSSVDFLNRLERAAPMKIVKLLTDNGSQFTDRFTSKKREPTGRHAFDVRCMTLNIEHRLCPPRHPQTNGMVERFNGRISEVVNQTRFASAAELETTLKRYVNTYNQQIPQRALNHLSPIQALKEWQKKKPELFKKRIYNQAGLDR from the coding sequence ATGAGTGAAGTCCACGCCCAGGCTCGAACCACCCCTCGTACGCGAGCGGAGATCAAGAATTCAGCCGCATCGTTGCTTGAGTTGGCAAAACGCTACAACATCAGCGTGGCAACCGCACGCAAGTGGAAACAGCGCGACAGCCCGGAGGATTTATCCCATCGCCCGCACAAGCTCTGCACCACGCTGACTCCGGCACAAGAGGCGATTGCCGTGGCCTTGCGAAGCCTGACGCTACTGGGATTGGATGACCTGGTCGCTGTGGTGCGCGAATTCATCAATCCAGACGTCTCTCGCTCTGGGCTGGATCGCTGTCTGCGCCGCCATGGCGTGGCCAATTTGCGTCAACTGCAAGCCCAGGCGCTGGCTGATGCCGGCCAGGTTGAGCCACAGGTCAAAACCTTCAAGGATTACGAACCTGGCTTCCTGCACATGGATATCAAGTACTTGCCGCGGATGCCTGACGAGAAAGAGCGACGTTACCTGTTTGTAGCCATCGACCGCGCCACACGCTGGGTGTTCATGCATATCTATGCCGACCAAAGTGAGCAAAGCAGCGTGGACTTTTTAAACCGGCTGGAACGCGCGGCACCGATGAAGATCGTCAAATTGCTCACTGACAACGGCAGTCAGTTCACCGACCGCTTCACCAGCAAAAAGCGTGAGCCAACCGGACGCCACGCCTTTGATGTCCGTTGCATGACGCTGAATATTGAGCACCGCCTGTGCCCGCCGCGCCACCCGCAGACAAACGGGATGGTTGAGCGCTTCAATGGCCGAATCAGTGAGGTGGTGAACCAGACCCGATTTGCTTCAGCGGCTGAGTTGGAGACAACGCTTAAGCGCTATGTGAACACTTACAACCAGCAGATTCCGCAGCGTGCGCTCAACCATCTTTCGCCCATTCAGGCGCTGAAAGAATGGCAGAAGAAAAAACCTGAATTGTTCAAGAAGCGCATTTATAACCAGGCGGGACTTGACAGATAA
- a CDS encoding calcium-binding protein: MVSSLSTTWQDMLYGGTGDDALYADGFDHLYGEDGNDTLSDGNTTSNQLYGGLGNDAYYLGNVSSTVVEQAGQGVDTVYSAVSVALDNSLAGAPLISGEVENLTLTNGPVNLQAGGNTLNNLIIGNISANTLWGSIGSDTLQGGGGDDVLYGNAANVLADATQDWLYGGDGNDTLYADGNDKLLGGAGADTYIIRAGLANSIIEDVAPSTALDTVKSDISFSLGLSVPLAGMPTTQVASGAVERLELQGSAHLIGLGSNGVNNTLLGNSGNNVLMGGTGIDTLYAGAGDDTLYGNVVNGTTNTEVDVLYAEAGNDTLYGDGNDILYGGVGNDIYYINGVNNHVQEMPGEGIDTVRSYVSFGAGGSPDLQNSNGSPDIEVICQVPPGYKCAS, encoded by the coding sequence ATGGTCAGCAGCCTGAGCACCACCTGGCAGGATATGCTGTATGGCGGCACCGGGGACGATGCGCTGTATGCAGATGGCTTTGACCATCTGTATGGCGAGGATGGCAACGACACCCTGTCCGACGGCAATACCACCAGCAACCAATTGTACGGTGGTCTTGGCAATGACGCGTATTACCTGGGCAATGTCTCCAGCACGGTGGTAGAGCAAGCCGGCCAAGGGGTGGATACCGTGTACAGCGCAGTGTCGGTTGCCCTGGACAACTCGCTGGCTGGCGCGCCGCTGATCAGCGGTGAAGTGGAAAACCTCACGCTGACCAATGGCCCGGTCAACCTGCAAGCCGGCGGTAATACGCTGAATAATCTGATTATCGGGAATATCAGCGCCAATACCCTGTGGGGCAGCATTGGGAGCGACACCCTGCAAGGCGGAGGCGGTGACGATGTGCTGTATGGCAATGCCGCCAATGTGCTGGCCGATGCCACCCAGGATTGGCTGTATGGTGGCGATGGCAATGACACCCTGTACGCCGATGGCAACGACAAGCTGCTTGGCGGTGCAGGCGCCGACACCTACATCATCCGCGCCGGGCTGGCCAACAGCATTATTGAGGATGTCGCCCCCTCGACTGCTCTGGACACGGTCAAGAGCGACATTTCGTTTTCGCTGGGCCTGAGCGTGCCGCTGGCTGGCATGCCGACCACGCAAGTGGCATCTGGCGCAGTGGAGCGGCTGGAACTGCAAGGCTCGGCACATTTGATTGGCCTGGGCAGCAATGGCGTGAACAATACCCTGCTGGGCAATAGCGGCAACAATGTGCTGATGGGTGGGACAGGCATCGACACGCTGTACGCTGGTGCTGGCGACGACACCTTGTACGGCAATGTGGTGAATGGCACCACCAATACCGAAGTGGATGTGCTGTATGCCGAAGCCGGCAACGATACCTTGTATGGCGACGGCAACGACATTCTGTACGGCGGCGTGGGCAACGACATTTACTACATCAATGGCGTCAACAACCATGTGCAGGAAATGCCCGGCGAAGGTATCGACACCGTACGCAGCTATGTGTCGTTCGGCGCAGGTGGCTCGCCCGACCTGCAGAACTCCAATGGCAGCCCGGACATTGAAGTTATCTGTCAAGTCCCGCCTGGTTATAAATGCGCTTCTTGA
- a CDS encoding IS4 family transposase, producing MDFIARHRQAARDFTRRAVFTFERVVGVLLVNLMRSLQVELDQFFSRISLPLGRRAHDDAFRMARKKLRWQAFVELNQAVLADLHPAPDWHGLRVVACDGTTLYLPTTHPDTISSGPDGFNCYHSQGGIYSLARASALCETSSGLILHASLAADTRDERSMLAEQFEHLRPDDLLVLDRGYPAYWLFALLLARQQHFCIRLPQSFSPQVQAFVASGQACAVIRMQPGHGQRQDFVQHQLPMDAFSVRLVRVPLKTGQIEILATSLLDASRWPAVDFAALYQQRWRIEEAFRHLKCRLQLEQFGGETPQAIRQEFHASILLHNLTIIAAQDVLAEQELDAATLVPNLTHATHLVRLYLPQLLEDPASIDRIGPALFAGIAGQISKRRPGKPAPPRKPNRKKPRRHRAYK from the coding sequence GTGGACTTCATTGCCCGACATCGCCAGGCTGCTCGCGACTTTACCCGCCGCGCCGTTTTCACCTTCGAGCGTGTCGTCGGCGTCTTGCTCGTCAATCTGATGCGCTCGCTGCAAGTCGAGCTTGATCAGTTCTTCTCCCGGATTTCCTTGCCCTTGGGCCGTCGCGCTCATGACGATGCTTTCCGCATGGCGCGCAAGAAGTTGCGTTGGCAAGCCTTTGTCGAACTTAACCAGGCGGTTCTGGCAGACCTCCATCCCGCACCAGATTGGCACGGCTTGCGTGTGGTTGCCTGCGATGGCACCACGCTTTATCTGCCCACCACACACCCTGACACCATCAGCAGCGGCCCAGATGGATTCAACTGCTACCACTCGCAGGGCGGCATCTACAGTCTTGCCCGCGCCAGCGCCTTGTGTGAAACCAGTTCAGGTCTGATTCTGCACGCCAGTCTGGCTGCCGACACCCGTGACGAACGCAGCATGTTGGCCGAACAGTTTGAGCATCTGCGCCCTGACGATTTGTTGGTGTTGGATCGCGGGTATCCGGCTTATTGGCTGTTTGCCTTGTTGCTGGCGCGCCAGCAACATTTCTGCATTCGTCTGCCACAGAGTTTTTCGCCACAGGTTCAGGCTTTTGTGGCGTCTGGTCAGGCTTGTGCTGTCATCAGGATGCAGCCTGGCCACGGGCAGCGCCAGGATTTTGTCCAGCACCAGCTGCCGATGGATGCATTCTCGGTGCGCCTGGTGCGTGTTCCGCTCAAAACAGGCCAGATTGAAATTCTGGCCACGTCGCTGCTGGATGCGTCACGCTGGCCCGCAGTAGACTTTGCAGCGCTGTATCAGCAACGCTGGCGCATCGAAGAGGCGTTCCGGCATCTCAAATGTCGCTTGCAACTGGAGCAGTTTGGCGGAGAGACGCCACAGGCGATTCGTCAGGAGTTCCACGCCTCAATCCTGTTGCACAATCTGACCATCATTGCCGCGCAGGATGTGTTGGCGGAACAGGAGCTGGATGCGGCCACGCTGGTGCCAAACCTGACTCATGCCACACATCTGGTGCGTTTGTATCTGCCGCAGTTGCTGGAAGACCCGGCATCAATCGACAGGATTGGGCCGGCCTTGTTTGCTGGAATTGCTGGGCAGATCAGCAAACGACGGCCTGGCAAGCCAGCGCCGCCACGTAAGCCGAACCGGAAGAAACCACGCCGTCACCGGGCTTATAAATGA
- a CDS encoding ABC transporter substrate-binding protein, which yields MTLISRRIVLNCLTASVLAALAPLSLAADMKSVAVTAIVEHPALDAARKGVEDELKANGFEPGKQIKYQFQSAQGNAATAGQIARKFIGDNVDVIVAIATPSAQAAVAATKTVPVVFAAVTDPVAAKLVGSWKASGTNVTGVSDMLSLPPQIDLIEKVKPGAKRIGMVYSPGEVNSVTVARELKAELAKRNMTLVEAAAPRTVDVAPAAKSLVGKVDAIYTSTDNNVVSTYESLVRVASDAKIPLIAADTDSVKRGAIAALGMNYYDMGRQTGKIVVRILKGEKPGDIAPQLGDKTSLTVNPTAAQKQGAPLSPALLKEAKDTVK from the coding sequence ATGACGCTGATCTCCCGCCGTATTGTCCTGAACTGTCTGACCGCCAGCGTGCTGGCCGCCCTGGCCCCGTTGAGCCTGGCTGCCGACATGAAGTCGGTGGCTGTCACCGCCATTGTCGAACACCCGGCCCTGGATGCCGCCCGCAAAGGGGTGGAAGACGAACTGAAAGCCAATGGTTTTGAACCTGGCAAGCAGATCAAGTACCAGTTCCAGAGCGCACAAGGCAATGCCGCCACTGCCGGCCAGATTGCCCGCAAATTCATTGGCGACAATGTTGATGTGATCGTCGCCATTGCCACGCCTAGCGCCCAGGCTGCCGTGGCCGCCACCAAAACCGTGCCGGTGGTGTTTGCCGCCGTGACCGACCCGGTGGCCGCCAAGCTGGTGGGCAGCTGGAAAGCCAGCGGCACCAATGTCACCGGCGTGTCCGACATGCTGTCGCTGCCGCCGCAAATCGACCTGATCGAAAAGGTCAAGCCGGGTGCCAAGCGCATCGGCATGGTGTACAGCCCGGGTGAAGTGAACTCGGTGACCGTGGCCCGCGAACTGAAGGCCGAACTGGCCAAGCGCAACATGACCCTGGTGGAAGCCGCCGCGCCGCGTACCGTGGACGTGGCTCCGGCAGCCAAGAGCCTGGTGGGCAAGGTCGATGCCATTTACACCTCCACCGACAATAACGTGGTGTCCACCTACGAATCGCTGGTGCGCGTGGCCTCTGACGCCAAAATTCCGCTGATTGCCGCCGACACCGATTCGGTCAAGCGCGGTGCCATTGCCGCGCTGGGCATGAACTACTACGACATGGGCCGGCAAACCGGCAAGATCGTGGTGCGCATCCTCAAGGGCGAAAAGCCGGGTGACATCGCCCCGCAACTGGGCGACAAGACCTCGCTGACCGTCAACCCGACCGCCGCGCAAAAACAAGGCGCACCGCTGTCGCCGGCCTTGCTCAAAGAAGCCAAAGACACGGTAAAATAA